In a genomic window of Methanosarcina horonobensis HB-1 = JCM 15518:
- a CDS encoding FmdE family protein → MAGECSHENTGVDQIVPFSEVSKFHGHVCPGLTIGYMAARAGTQELCVDRDIDEELVTIVENDACGVDAVQVVTGCTIGKGNLIYRDYGKQAFTFICRDSGKAVRVVLKSDFNIENLDLELSELRPKVMSGTATESETLDFRTRMNCISEYMREMPAEEMFDIKHVNVEIPQKARIFNSVKCSKCGEMFAESRARMQNGEIVCISCYDEYTRGW, encoded by the coding sequence ATGGCTGGAGAATGTTCACACGAAAATACAGGGGTAGATCAAATAGTTCCCTTTTCCGAGGTTTCAAAGTTTCACGGGCATGTGTGTCCGGGGCTGACTATAGGTTATATGGCTGCCAGAGCCGGCACACAAGAGCTTTGTGTTGACAGGGATATCGATGAAGAGCTTGTGACTATTGTTGAAAACGATGCCTGTGGAGTTGATGCGGTTCAGGTTGTAACGGGCTGCACTATTGGAAAAGGCAACCTTATCTACAGGGATTATGGGAAGCAGGCTTTCACTTTCATATGCAGAGACAGCGGCAAAGCCGTCAGGGTTGTACTGAAATCCGATTTTAACATTGAGAACCTTGACCTTGAGTTAAGCGAGCTTCGTCCCAAAGTGATGTCAGGTACAGCTACCGAATCCGAAACACTGGACTTCAGAACACGGATGAATTGTATCTCGGAATACATGAGAGAAATGCCGGCTGAAGAAATGTTCGACATAAAACATGTAAACGTGGAAATTCCCCAAAAAGCCAGGATCTTTAATTCGGTAAAGTGCTCAAAGTGCGGGGAAATGTTTGCAGAATCCCGCGCCAGAATGCAGAATGGAGAAATAGTCTGCATATCCTGTTATGATGAGTATACCAGAGGCTGGTAA
- a CDS encoding ABC transporter ATP-binding protein translates to MPVLDIEGLTVNFVTKMGIHHVLKNVNLQIERGEIVGLIGESGCGKSTLAMSVLDINTRNRQMSGKISFMGEDIQKFSREKMRELRGRHIGFIPQSSMNALNPLVRVKKQFMETISAHVDMPEKEMLALSRDMLSLVSIDPGRMNAFPYEFSGGQRQRLMTALSMLLSPELIIADEPTTALDAMIQLQIIDLLKNMAREKETSLLVISHDLHTISRICDRIYIMYAGRIVETGTKEEILRRSRHPYTQKLLSSRLPLMVEPVRVKGIPGRPPSTLKVYQGCEFLERCERSSEICREKKPPECTGNSRVSCHLCHVEG, encoded by the coding sequence ATGCCTGTACTTGATATTGAAGGACTTACAGTCAATTTCGTTACGAAAATGGGGATCCACCATGTGCTGAAAAATGTGAACCTCCAAATTGAAAGAGGAGAAATCGTGGGTCTGATAGGAGAGTCGGGCTGCGGGAAATCAACCCTTGCCATGAGTGTTCTTGATATAAATACCCGCAACAGGCAAATGTCAGGAAAGATTAGTTTCATGGGTGAGGATATTCAGAAGTTCAGCAGGGAAAAAATGCGGGAGCTTAGGGGCAGACACATAGGATTCATACCTCAGTCTTCCATGAATGCGCTCAACCCGCTTGTTCGTGTTAAAAAACAGTTTATGGAGACTATCAGTGCTCATGTTGACATGCCTGAGAAAGAAATGCTTGCTCTCAGCCGCGATATGCTTTCCCTTGTGTCTATAGATCCGGGAAGGATGAACGCTTTCCCCTATGAATTCAGCGGAGGACAGCGCCAGAGGCTCATGACTGCTCTTTCCATGCTCCTCTCTCCCGAGCTGATAATTGCCGATGAGCCCACCACCGCCCTTGATGCGATGATACAGCTGCAAATCATAGATCTGCTGAAGAATATGGCAAGAGAAAAAGAGACTTCCTTGCTTGTGATTTCCCATGACCTGCATACTATTTCCAGAATTTGTGACCGGATTTACATAATGTATGCAGGAAGAATCGTGGAAACGGGTACAAAAGAAGAGATACTGAGGAGATCGCGTCATCCGTATACACAAAAATTGTTAAGCTCAAGGTTACCCCTTATGGTGGAACCTGTAAGGGTAAAGGGCATACCCGGTAGGCCACCATCTACCTTGAAAGTGTACCAGGGATGTGAATTTCTGGAAAGATGCGAAAGGAGTTCCGAGATTTGCAGGGAGAAAAAACCTCCTGAATGTACTGGCAATTCCAGGGTATCATGTCACTTATGTCACGTTGAGGGATAA
- a CDS encoding bifunctional 5,6,7,8-tetrahydromethanopterin hydro-lyase/3-hexulose-6-phosphate synthase — MFQIGEALMGQGSELAHVDLMIGDKGGPVGQAFANGLTQLSAGHTPLLSVIRPNLPPKPSTLIIPKVTVKNMDQAARIFGPAQSAVAKAVADSVEEGVIPKDQVEDLVIVASVFIHPEAQDYNKIYRYNYGATKLAIKRALEGFPDIDTVLEESNKSTHAIMGFKVTRLWDPPYLQIAFDNPNLEFVLSAISDIPKSDHVIIEAGTPLIKRYGTDVISKIRQVRPDAFIVADLKTLDTGNLEARMVADAAGDAIVVSALAPISTIDKLIEEAHKTGIYAVMDTLNQHDPVSVLKQLKIMPDVIELHRGIDIEGTEHAWGNIAEIKKIAPKALVAVAGGVRLDKVPVAIAQGADILVVGRAITNAKDVREVAEQFINSLNKPEIDQFRVMTDF, encoded by the coding sequence ATGTTTCAGATAGGAGAAGCATTAATGGGGCAGGGCTCGGAACTTGCCCACGTTGATTTGATGATAGGAGACAAGGGAGGTCCTGTAGGACAGGCTTTTGCAAACGGCCTTACTCAGCTCTCAGCCGGGCACACCCCTCTTCTTTCAGTTATCAGGCCAAACTTACCGCCAAAGCCTTCGACACTTATTATCCCGAAGGTTACAGTGAAGAACATGGACCAGGCAGCAAGAATTTTCGGACCTGCCCAGTCAGCAGTTGCAAAGGCAGTAGCAGACTCTGTAGAAGAAGGCGTGATCCCGAAAGACCAGGTTGAAGATCTTGTCATTGTAGCAAGCGTTTTTATCCACCCAGAAGCCCAGGACTATAACAAGATCTATAGATACAACTATGGCGCAACAAAGCTCGCAATCAAAAGAGCACTTGAAGGCTTCCCGGATATTGACACCGTACTTGAGGAAAGCAACAAGTCCACACATGCTATCATGGGCTTCAAAGTCACAAGGCTCTGGGACCCACCATACCTTCAGATTGCTTTTGACAACCCGAACCTTGAGTTCGTGCTTTCTGCTATCTCAGACATCCCGAAGAGCGACCACGTAATTATTGAAGCAGGTACGCCCCTTATCAAGCGCTATGGCACAGACGTGATTTCCAAGATCAGGCAGGTAAGACCGGACGCCTTCATTGTTGCTGACTTAAAGACTCTGGATACCGGAAACCTTGAAGCCAGAATGGTTGCAGATGCCGCAGGCGATGCTATTGTAGTTTCAGCCCTTGCCCCCATTAGCACCATTGACAAGCTTATTGAGGAAGCCCACAAGACAGGCATCTACGCAGTTATGGACACACTTAACCAGCACGACCCGGTTTCCGTCTTAAAGCAGCTCAAAATTATGCCCGATGTCATTGAACTCCACCGCGGAATAGACATCGAAGGCACAGAACATGCATGGGGCAACATTGCAGAAATCAAAAAGATCGCTCCAAAGGCTCTGGTTGCAGTTGCAGGCGGAGTACGTCTTGACAAGGTGCCTGTAGCTATCGCTCAGGGTGCTGATATCCTTGTGGTCGGCAGGGCCATTACCAATGCAAAGGATGTCAGGGAAGTGGCTGAACAGTTCATCAACAGCCTTAACAAGCCAGAAATCGACCAGTTCAGGGTCATGACAGACTTCTGA
- a CDS encoding ABC transporter permease codes for MHEKTVSQRLKTPKGIAGLTILAFFIVMAATAPLLAPYGFSDFSSQPLLSPDNAHPLGTDDVGRDIFTELLYGSRTSLTVASVVSLGVLVIGTLGGVFSGYVGGTFDRILMRGVDIFLMIPDLPLILILAAYLRPNIWNIIFILIIMGWPVGARITRAQTRTLKVSGHVDFARVSGARPWYVVRKHIVPDMYPIMVTTIVMQSIRAILSESGLAFLGLGDPSYPSWGTMIKYAISYPMIFFTDAWMWWLLPAGTCITLLVLGFVLLGQSLEGDY; via the coding sequence ATGCACGAAAAGACTGTCTCACAGAGATTAAAAACTCCAAAAGGAATTGCAGGTCTTACAATTCTGGCTTTTTTTATTGTAATGGCTGCAACCGCACCTCTCCTGGCTCCTTACGGGTTCTCTGATTTCTCAAGCCAGCCTTTGCTTTCTCCGGATAACGCTCACCCGCTTGGTACCGATGATGTGGGAAGAGATATCTTCACAGAGCTCCTGTACGGCTCAAGGACTTCACTTACGGTTGCTTCTGTCGTATCTCTCGGAGTGCTGGTAATAGGTACCCTCGGAGGGGTATTCTCAGGATATGTGGGTGGGACCTTTGACAGGATCCTGATGAGAGGAGTTGATATTTTTCTCATGATCCCGGACCTTCCCCTCATCCTCATCCTTGCAGCATACCTGAGGCCTAACATCTGGAATATTATTTTCATTCTGATAATTATGGGATGGCCCGTAGGTGCAAGAATCACAAGAGCCCAGACCAGGACTCTCAAAGTATCCGGACATGTGGATTTTGCCCGGGTATCCGGGGCAAGGCCCTGGTATGTGGTCAGGAAACATATTGTGCCGGACATGTATCCCATTATGGTAACCACGATTGTAATGCAGTCAATCCGTGCCATTCTGTCGGAGTCGGGGCTTGCTTTTCTGGGGCTTGGAGACCCTTCTTACCCGAGCTGGGGGACCATGATAAAATATGCAATATCCTATCCGATGATATTTTTCACGGATGCGTGGATGTGGTGGCTGCTGCCTGCAGGGACATGCATAACACTGCTTGTACTCGGATTTGTGCTTCTGGGACAATCCCTTGAAGGTGATTATTGA
- a CDS encoding ABC transporter substrate-binding protein — MKVEKVFSVLLSFFIISSVFGPLFLSSAAATAENTVEESNRVFKATWGASGGDWGFPSPLTFYPRGPGYVMTSFCFDSLVWPDETGNFTGLLASSWENSPDGLTWTFYLRENVTWHDGEPFTADDVIFTYDYIQGKAAISPIGAGWYNTAVIESVEAPDKYTVRIKLNRPYAPFMQQVAAVIPIMPEHIWKDVSDPTKYMDDKAAIGTGPFILEDYNKDQQSYKYSANENYFLGKPVIDTLIFVKSTDPVISLKVGDADEASLTLDQVQALKDSENMKVIQGPGYWVYRLRFNIPANSILENTEIRKAIYHSLDCEEIQNKVLHGGGVAGSAGYVPPYSGWYNSDVTQYAYDPEAAGKILDEAGYDEVGSDGIRLTPDGEKLEFQLLYTSDQQNQRIAELVQSYLKNVGIGVVLKPGDTKTVDGLVNAGNFDLAIYSHGTSTDPERMLNSFPVSTGWNNTEFASLANQQMSTLDEGERKELVDRMQVLIAENVPTIPLLYRNVYSACNQDKFDGFFYTPGGVGGGVPTEYNKLVFIYGEWKGQSTASEKNNTASTNSPSMNAPGILTAVMAFAVVLMLYRQKR; from the coding sequence ATGAAAGTCGAAAAAGTATTCTCAGTTCTCTTATCCTTTTTTATTATCAGTTCCGTATTCGGTCCTCTTTTCCTCTCATCGGCTGCTGCAACCGCAGAAAACACCGTGGAGGAAAGTAACAGAGTTTTCAAAGCAACCTGGGGAGCAAGCGGTGGTGACTGGGGATTTCCTTCTCCACTGACCTTTTACCCCAGGGGTCCGGGTTATGTAATGACGAGTTTCTGTTTTGACTCGCTGGTCTGGCCTGATGAGACAGGAAACTTCACAGGGCTGCTTGCCAGTTCCTGGGAGAATTCACCTGACGGGCTTACCTGGACCTTCTACCTTCGGGAAAACGTGACCTGGCACGACGGCGAACCGTTCACTGCAGATGATGTAATCTTCACGTACGATTATATTCAAGGTAAAGCAGCAATAAGCCCGATCGGAGCAGGCTGGTATAATACTGCAGTCATTGAAAGTGTGGAAGCCCCGGATAAATATACAGTCCGGATAAAGCTCAACCGGCCATATGCGCCTTTCATGCAGCAGGTAGCTGCTGTAATTCCTATCATGCCGGAACACATCTGGAAAGATGTCTCTGACCCGACAAAATATATGGATGACAAAGCAGCTATCGGAACAGGGCCTTTCATCCTTGAAGACTATAACAAAGATCAGCAGTCCTACAAATATTCTGCAAACGAGAACTATTTCCTTGGAAAACCGGTTATTGATACTCTTATCTTCGTGAAATCCACTGACCCTGTGATTTCTCTTAAAGTAGGCGATGCAGACGAAGCCAGCCTTACCCTTGATCAGGTTCAGGCCCTGAAAGATTCGGAAAACATGAAAGTGATCCAGGGTCCAGGATACTGGGTTTACAGGCTGAGATTCAACATCCCTGCAAATTCAATCCTTGAAAATACCGAGATTAGAAAAGCAATTTACCATTCCCTTGACTGTGAGGAAATCCAGAATAAGGTACTTCACGGCGGAGGTGTTGCAGGCAGCGCGGGGTACGTGCCTCCTTACTCCGGCTGGTATAACTCAGATGTAACACAGTACGCATATGACCCTGAAGCTGCCGGTAAAATCCTTGACGAGGCAGGGTATGATGAAGTTGGTTCGGACGGGATCAGGCTTACCCCGGACGGCGAAAAGCTTGAGTTCCAGTTACTGTATACCTCGGACCAGCAGAACCAGAGGATTGCAGAACTTGTCCAGAGTTATCTGAAGAACGTGGGCATTGGAGTGGTCCTTAAGCCCGGAGACACAAAAACCGTGGATGGCCTGGTAAATGCAGGCAACTTTGACCTGGCTATCTATTCCCACGGCACTTCAACAGATCCTGAGAGGATGTTAAATTCTTTCCCTGTGTCCACGGGCTGGAATAACACCGAATTCGCATCCCTGGCAAACCAGCAGATGAGTACCCTGGACGAAGGGGAACGTAAGGAACTCGTAGACCGGATGCAGGTTTTGATCGCGGAGAATGTCCCGACCATTCCCCTCCTGTACAGGAACGTTTACAGTGCATGTAACCAGGACAAGTTCGATGGCTTCTTCTACACACCCGGAGGTGTGGGAGGTGGAGTTCCCACAGAATACAACAAACTGGTTTTCATCTACGGAGAATGGAAAGGCCAGAGTACTGCCTCTGAAAAAAACAATACTGCCAGTACAAACTCTCCTTCAATGAATGCTCCTGGCATCCTGACGGCAGTGATGGCATTTGCAGTTGTTCTCATGCTGTACAGACAAAAAAGGTAA
- a CDS encoding ABC transporter ATP-binding protein — protein sequence MNENELVRVANVTKVFRSKRLFKGSSSVTALDGVSLSVEKNRILGIIGESGSGKTTLAKLILGLLKPTSGVISFTDLKDGNSGLRKPEVQVIFQDPYDSLSHMMTIEEIVTEPYLIKHKSHCSADKVRSVLESVGLTPVDEYLHKYPRSLSGGQRQRVAVARAIITSPDIIIADEPISMLDASIGVDILNLILEMNEKLGITFIFITHDIAAAAYICDNIAVMKSGKIVEYGSRKQVIVECQNLYTSSLLSAAGADFIFSENKKHKAELAVKQIC from the coding sequence ATGAACGAAAATGAACTTGTCAGGGTTGCTAACGTTACAAAGGTATTCAGGAGTAAAAGATTATTTAAAGGCAGTTCATCTGTCACCGCTCTTGATGGCGTGTCTCTTTCCGTGGAAAAAAATAGGATACTTGGAATCATAGGAGAAAGCGGAAGCGGTAAGACTACTCTAGCTAAATTGATACTCGGTCTCCTTAAACCAACATCAGGAGTCATATCCTTTACCGATCTGAAAGATGGGAACAGCGGATTAAGGAAACCTGAAGTCCAGGTGATTTTCCAGGACCCCTATGATTCCCTGAGCCACATGATGACCATTGAAGAAATTGTGACCGAACCATATCTCATAAAGCATAAAAGCCATTGTAGTGCCGATAAAGTACGCAGTGTCCTTGAGTCCGTAGGCCTGACCCCTGTTGATGAGTACCTCCACAAGTATCCCCGTTCTCTCAGCGGTGGGCAGCGCCAGCGTGTGGCCGTTGCCAGGGCGATAATTACCAGTCCTGATATAATAATAGCCGACGAGCCAATTTCCATGCTTGATGCTTCCATAGGTGTCGATATCCTTAACCTTATACTTGAAATGAATGAAAAATTAGGGATAACATTCATTTTTATTACTCACGATATCGCTGCAGCTGCTTATATATGTGATAACATTGCCGTAATGAAATCTGGAAAAATAGTTGAGTACGGTTCACGAAAGCAGGTAATAGTCGAGTGCCAGAATCTCTACACCAGTTCATTGCTTTCGGCGGCAGGAGCAGATTTCATATTTTCCGAAAATAAAAAACATAAAGCTGAGCTGGCAGTCAAACAGATTTGTTGA
- a CDS encoding HEAT repeat domain-containing protein, whose translation MSQVKWKISLLFALITLSIFFSLLLNGDKFVENSGNAANTTTVAGVSGENQIISLINRLETGNDSETKLNAATELGRLGKPAASALIEKIETENSSSGGEIRSYMLLALLETGDERAENSLSENLGEKEASNVTATEGAVGKQSQGEVPEDIMQAIEAKDKAMRESLAKSLNVEYGNDTDLLEEALKAEEQNSTLYTSFALSKFESGEESEESGNETEKLLEALKSQKGYVRVAAAMALGQKKEKAATDPLLKMLTQDYPLAGHSAAMALGELGDERAVDTLMTELKNNEKDYIRSSTAVALGKMGAEEAVPYLIERLRDTKASVRSNSALILGKMGDESAVEPLIEVLESGKEAEGRRIDTLNTYPDVRKSVVLALGGIGGTEATQELTVVLTDDGEMPEVRVAATSALGNIGSPEAVNTLKMVFDNQSMNTDIRNGALLALGKTKNKEAAGFFIEKLGDKDFGASAREALIEMGEVAVEPLIENLNTEDQRIKDEIALILIEIGDPRAVEPLIKAYQ comes from the coding sequence ATGTCCCAGGTTAAATGGAAAATCTCTCTTTTATTTGCACTTATCACTCTTTCTATATTTTTCTCACTTCTATTGAATGGGGATAAGTTTGTTGAAAATAGTGGAAATGCAGCGAATACCACAACAGTAGCCGGAGTTTCCGGAGAAAATCAGATAATAAGTCTCATAAACAGGCTGGAAACTGGCAATGACAGTGAAACAAAGTTAAATGCCGCAACCGAACTTGGTAGACTTGGAAAGCCAGCTGCCAGCGCTCTTATTGAAAAGATTGAAACCGAAAATTCAAGCTCTGGAGGAGAAATAAGAAGTTATATGCTTCTGGCACTTCTTGAAACCGGAGATGAAAGAGCGGAAAACAGTCTTTCGGAAAACCTTGGCGAAAAAGAAGCCTCAAACGTGACCGCAACCGAAGGCGCAGTCGGAAAACAGAGCCAGGGAGAGGTCCCGGAAGATATCATGCAGGCTATAGAAGCTAAAGATAAAGCCATGCGAGAGAGCCTTGCAAAGTCCTTAAACGTTGAGTACGGAAACGATACAGACCTTCTTGAAGAGGCTCTCAAGGCTGAAGAACAGAATTCTACTCTCTATACTTCATTCGCACTTTCAAAATTCGAATCTGGGGAAGAATCTGAAGAGTCGGGAAACGAAACTGAGAAACTCCTTGAAGCTCTTAAAAGCCAGAAAGGATATGTAAGAGTTGCAGCTGCAATGGCTCTTGGACAAAAAAAGGAAAAAGCCGCAACAGATCCCTTACTGAAGATGCTTACTCAGGATTACCCTCTGGCGGGACACAGTGCAGCTATGGCGCTTGGAGAACTCGGAGATGAAAGAGCTGTGGATACCCTGATGACAGAACTGAAAAATAACGAGAAAGATTACATCAGGAGCAGCACTGCAGTTGCACTTGGGAAGATGGGAGCAGAAGAAGCCGTACCCTATCTTATTGAGAGACTGAGAGATACGAAGGCCTCGGTAAGGAGTAATTCAGCTCTTATACTTGGGAAAATGGGAGACGAATCAGCAGTTGAACCCCTGATAGAAGTCCTGGAAAGCGGAAAAGAAGCTGAAGGAAGAAGAATAGATACTCTGAATACATATCCAGATGTCAGAAAAAGCGTTGTTCTTGCCCTTGGAGGAATAGGAGGAACTGAGGCTACGCAAGAGTTAACCGTTGTACTGACGGATGATGGAGAAATGCCTGAGGTAAGAGTAGCTGCAACCTCTGCTCTTGGGAACATAGGAAGCCCTGAAGCTGTAAACACTCTTAAAATGGTGTTTGATAACCAGAGCATGAATACAGACATCAGAAACGGAGCCCTTCTTGCTCTTGGTAAAACTAAAAACAAGGAAGCTGCAGGGTTTTTTATAGAAAAACTGGGTGATAAAGACTTTGGAGCCAGTGCCAGAGAAGCCCTTATAGAGATGGGAGAAGTAGCAGTTGAACCTCTTATAGAAAACCTGAACACGGAAGACCAGAGAATTAAGGATGAGATCGCACTGATTCTTATTGAAATTGGGGACCCAAGAGCAGTTGAGCCTCTTATTAAGGCTTATCAGTAA
- a CDS encoding ABC transporter permease, protein MSDRVQWGHVLSRGLEYALTFFLILTVNFFLPRFMPGGPLLSVLGSQSADLPVVIDDETKSRLMDYYHLNDPLHLQFVHYLIDAAHLDFGYSIFYNVPVVDVISGRLPWTLLLMGTALLLSTVLGILLGLESSWNREKRLDNLLLIVIPLFRSVPVFFLGSIFIFLFGYRLGLFPVSGALTPYMDYQDFSSMVKDVASHLVLPLACLSAFEMPGTYLLVRNVCSQQLERPYVLMDIARGLKDRHVKRHILLNSIGPVVNQVAAMLGFMVGGTLFVETVFSYPGMGLLVYNAFIERDYPVLQGAFVFMSLFVLTCNYAADIVCSYIDGRAGQE, encoded by the coding sequence TTGTCGGACAGAGTTCAGTGGGGACATGTTTTATCAAGAGGGCTGGAGTATGCCCTCACATTTTTTTTGATTCTTACTGTCAATTTTTTTCTGCCTCGCTTTATGCCCGGGGGTCCACTGTTAAGCGTGCTCGGGAGCCAGAGTGCCGACTTACCGGTGGTCATCGATGATGAGACAAAGTCCAGGCTGATGGACTACTATCACTTAAACGACCCCCTGCACTTACAGTTCGTTCACTATTTGATAGATGCAGCGCACCTGGATTTTGGTTATTCGATATTCTACAATGTGCCCGTAGTTGACGTAATCTCCGGCAGGTTGCCATGGACCCTGCTTCTGATGGGGACCGCACTGCTGCTGTCCACAGTGCTGGGAATTTTGCTCGGGCTCGAATCCTCCTGGAACCGGGAAAAAAGGCTGGACAACCTGCTGCTTATCGTGATACCTTTGTTCAGGTCCGTCCCTGTATTCTTTTTAGGGTCAATTTTCATCTTCCTTTTTGGGTACAGGCTGGGCCTGTTCCCGGTTTCGGGAGCTCTGACCCCATACATGGATTATCAGGATTTTTCCTCAATGGTAAAAGACGTTGCTTCCCACCTGGTACTTCCATTGGCATGCCTTTCAGCTTTTGAGATGCCAGGCACATACCTGCTCGTAAGAAACGTCTGTTCCCAGCAGCTTGAACGTCCCTATGTCCTTATGGATATTGCAAGGGGTTTGAAAGACCGTCACGTTAAGAGACACATACTTCTCAACTCTATCGGGCCAGTGGTGAATCAGGTAGCTGCGATGCTCGGATTCATGGTAGGAGGAACCTTGTTCGTGGAGACGGTATTCTCGTACCCAGGAATGGGGCTTCTTGTTTACAATGCGTTTATCGAAAGGGATTATCCTGTCCTTCAGGGAGCTTTTGTTTTCATGTCCCTCTTTGTGCTGACATGTAACTACGCAGCCGATATCGTATGTTCATATATTGACGGCAGGGCAGGACAGGAGTGA
- the tpiA gene encoding triose-phosphate isomerase: protein MSSPFILLNYKTYIQGTGQGAVEIAKACKAVSEESGIEIAVAPQLPDIYRVASEVELPVFSQHLDGIGAGSFTGHVFGKCVKEAGAVGTLINHSERRLTLAEIEASLKAAKEFGLRAVICTNNVPTTAAAAALEPDYVAIEPPELIGSGIPVSKADPEVVSGSVEAVAKINPDVKVLCGAGISKGEDLRAALDLGSQGVLLASGIVKAADPKAALEDLIRLV from the coding sequence TTGAGTTCACCATTCATTTTACTGAACTATAAGACCTACATACAGGGTACAGGCCAGGGAGCAGTTGAAATTGCAAAAGCCTGCAAAGCCGTGTCCGAAGAATCAGGTATCGAGATCGCAGTAGCTCCTCAGCTTCCTGATATTTACAGGGTAGCTTCCGAGGTTGAACTTCCGGTTTTTTCCCAGCACCTGGACGGCATAGGAGCAGGAAGCTTTACAGGTCATGTTTTCGGAAAATGTGTAAAAGAAGCAGGAGCTGTCGGGACTCTGATCAATCACTCTGAAAGGCGTCTGACCCTTGCAGAAATCGAAGCTTCTCTCAAGGCAGCAAAAGAATTCGGACTGAGGGCGGTTATCTGCACCAATAACGTTCCCACAACTGCCGCAGCTGCAGCCCTTGAGCCCGATTATGTAGCAATTGAGCCGCCGGAGCTCATAGGCAGTGGAATTCCTGTCTCAAAAGCTGATCCCGAAGTTGTTAGTGGTTCGGTTGAAGCCGTTGCAAAGATCAACCCTGATGTAAAAGTACTTTGCGGCGCAGGAATTTCAAAAGGTGAAGATCTAAGAGCCGCCCTTGACCTTGGCTCGCAGGGTGTACTCCTTGCTTCCGGAATTGTAAAAGCTGCAGATCCTAAAGCTGCACTTGAAGACCTTATCCGCCTGGTTTAA